The Gigantopelta aegis isolate Gae_Host chromosome 3, Gae_host_genome, whole genome shotgun sequence genome segment GAGAAATGGGTTTGCACTGTATGACCATGCAGGGCAGGGGTTAATAGTTAGTTGTTAGAAAGAGATACGTTTGCACTGTATGTCCACGCAGGGCAGGGGTTAATAGTTAGCTGTTAAAGAGAGATACGTTTGCACTGTATGTCCATGCAGGGCAGGGGTTAATAGTTGTTAGAGAGAAATAGGTTTGCACTATATGTTTGTGCAGAGCAGGGGTTAATAGTTAGCGGTTAGTGAAAGGTAAGTTTGCACTGTCTGACTATGCAGGGTaagggttagtagttagtggttagtgggtgATAACTCTATACAGTGACCTTACCCCTCCACACTGGACATATAAAACTCTGGGCTGAAGACGGTAATTGGACGCGAACcttgtatctaccagccttgaAGCTGATTCTTACTGGGACAGTTATTTGGCAGTATTAAATcgtcatcatcactgtcatcatcatcgtcatcatcatatcAGCATCAtcatatcattattatcatcatcatcatcaatatcgtCATTGTTATCATGTCTTATTGCGTATTTAAAGGCCACCTTTCCATAGCAACTACTTTTGCTGGATAACTGAGTGGCCGTTATGCATACATAttatttgaccggcctcggtggcgtcgtggttaggccatcggtctacaggctggtaggtactgggttcggatccagtcgaggcatgggatttttaatccagataccgactccaaaccctgagtgagtgctccgcaaggctcaatgggtaggtgtaaaaccacttgcaccgaccagtgatccataactggttcaacaaaggccatggtttgtgctatcctgcctgtgggaagcgcaaataaaagattccttgctgcctgtcgtaaaagagtagcctatgtggcgacagcgggtttcctctataaaaaaaaatagtgtcagaatgactatatgtttgacctgcaatagccgatgataagatcaaaaaaaaacctagtggcgttgttaaataaagcaaactttacttttgatattaaaacagtttcgttctatataaacattatatatgtgTTAATGTTTGTAAGGGGGATTTTAGGTTTGTGCTTCACTAATTTctcgttgttgtttttaacagaTACTAGTAATCCACTGGGGGGATTTTGGCATGAAGAACCAATGGAAATAATGAAGAAGCGGAAGTCGTCGAAAGCGATGAAGATTAAATAAATCAGCCAAGGAACGTCCACAAAATCCGAACATCAAGAAGTGcatacacaaaaaaagaagcatgtttaaatataatgttatgtaCACAAAATTGAAAATCGTAACTTTTAAATGAGGTATTTGTTTCCTCAAtcctcaaaaaaaagaaaaaaagtaacatAACGGACCCGTTTTTACATCATGTGACGTTcttgaaatgtaaacattttgttttaaatgggcCGACTCTGTGACATCACCAGATGTATTtcgtgttgggttttttcaccGTTGTGTTCCTGCAATTCATCCGCTACCACCTGTTGTGGCTCTTTCTGGTTTGCATATATTTTCTGACGCTCACGATATcgtgttgttgtttattgtgtttTCCTTCCATCTTGTGTTAGATGTGTGGTTTTTTGTCAGAGCATTCGCATTGGAATAAATGTACTATCACTTTCTTATCGAACTGGGCTATTACTGTACAACATTGTCCGacttaggggccgtccataattttctacattttcacaagtgtacaaagagtgcacttttgaccaccccccccccccccccccccacactccctccctccccctaagtgtacatccccaaatgaaaaatgttgatcgacatttttcatttttaaaaaaagtatacgctggccccttaacccccTCTGGGTATTGATAGATGTTACTGGTataccattaaagggacagatccaaGTTTTAAAACGCTAAGGCAGAtagttcactattagagccgtttatgatcactgaaatcaaacattacttatattgtattgcttagattatccatttccgtacaaccgaagtgtttctggtcatcctggtgtttctaacaccacaaaatgcatgtttcatatttttaaagggacattcccgagtttgctgcattgtaaaatattttttaggaaataaaatgaaaattaacctagtacaaatattagaactagcataaacacgtttaatatacagccactaatattctaaacaagaaaatatatttaatatgtaagtttactcgtagaactattttattagtcgataatatcttaaaacattgcaacaaactcaggaatgtccctttaaaaacgcACCTgggtctgagaagtaacggttatggagtcgcgttttagtctatttttaatggtattttAACGTCAtcgactcttgtttcactctgttatatccaaatttgttacaggtttgtaaattaactaaatttagtgtccatttacaggttgaaactagagtctaggtgaaaaatatgccttagtgtttaaaaactagtgccGGTCTCTTTAAAGCTAGTACTAGATTTAacaaatgaatgttttttttctgttggtATACAGTTTGAACAATGATTACCAGGCGTCAAACATTGCCACATTATTGAAGTTAAGTTATCTGCCACAAACACACTTTTtatcacagacaggactgcataTACTACGGTTTTGAAATGCAAGATATTATGGACAGGTGGgaacaaaataaagtaaaaggTCAACGGGTTGTCGATCTTTATGACATTACAAATGAAGATTGAAAACAAATCTCCATCATATATGTAATAGCATTGTGCTGGTCATCAAATCTGTTTGAACTGATAAAACATAACTATATGTGCTGATATACGTTACAGACATTGCCCCATCGGTGGGCcgattgagctatttctcattccagccagtgcaccacaattggtatatcaaaggacgtggtatgtgctatcctgtctgtggaatggtgcatataaaatatcccttgctactaatgtaacaatgtagcgggtttcctttcaaagactatatatcaaaattactaaatgtttgacatccaatagcggatgattgataaatcaatgtgctctagtggtgtcgttaaagtaaacaaacgtttttcttcttctttttgacAGACATTGTTATTCACGGACTGgaaaaaatgatttttaaaacttagttaaattaattaAGATTGAAATAAAGCGTTGGTGTGGATATTTATGTTATTAGTCGTATAGATTACGCAAGCATTACATCTCATATTAAACAGAGAAAGTGATAATGGTCGCCAGGGCCCGTGTTTATAAAGCccagtccagactcaatctcaatcTCAAACTCTGTTAGAGTCTCCGCCAAACAAACTTACAACTTTTTAGCACGGCGTTATAACGCCATATACAGCATTATAATGCCCTATACAGCGTTATAACGCCTTATTTTACGGCATTACAACGCTCTAATTTAGGGCGTTGTAATGCTGTATAGGGCATTATAATGCTGTATATGGCGTTATAACGCCGTACTAAAAAGTTGCAATcttatattatgtttacccACACCTTCCTACCACAAACAAATACTTTTAGTACGGCGTTATAATGCACTATTACTGCATTATAACGCCCTATTTTACTGCATATTAACGCCATAATTTACGGCGTTAATTCTCTATAATAGTGTAGGGGCATATGTAGTTAAAATAGGTCCCGTGggaatttcatgttaatttttggaaccaatgatattaataatcattattgtatacagattcagaaaaaaatatggtgCCATTTTTTCTAACGAATATCAAGGTCATTCTGAGGTCACTAAAGGTCATCACTATAAATCTGTTCAAGGCGCTAATTGAAATAATGTTTCACCGTatactgtctttaaaatactggcaTGTAGTATGTTGAAAGAAAGGAAACCATgtaaactacattaaaacatcTGTTTtattaaaggggggggggggggggggggggatcaaatATAACTACTAGATGTTATATCATATTTGGTCAAATTAACCACATTATAGCGAATTAACGCCGTAAATTATGGCGTTAATATGCCGTAAAATAGGGCGTTATAATGCAGTAATAGTGCGTTATAACGCCGTAAGAGGGCATTATAACGCTGTAATACGGCGTTATAATGCCCTATTACGGCATTAAAACGCCATACTAAAAGTAGTGATTTTGGCGGAAATCAGCCATCGTACATCTCATATTAAACAGAGAAAGTGATAATGGTcgccagggcccgtgcttataaaacccaGTCCAGActtaatctctaatgacgtcacaagcAGACAATTTGTATGACGTTGTCATTACATTAGTAtttcagactctattagagtctcgggTCTagactaaacgttttataagcaccagggcccgtgcttatataatgttttagagtccagactcaatctctaatacgtcacatgcatacaatttgtatggcgttgtcatgacattagtgtctcagactctattagagtttcgagtctagactgtaaaagttttataagcaccgaATCTGGAGTCACCAAGTAGCATATTAGATCAGTGTTTCCCAACCCTGTtcaacaccacacacataagTGGCGATGAAGAACAAcaacagtcctgagtttgcagccattataAAGACTAAAAAAGTCTTTTTGGCGACTaaaactacatattaaatacattttcttgtttataatgcCAGTAGCAATATATCTAGTATGGTTGCGACCGTGTGATAATGTTTGTAGTTTATTTTAAATCGTAATATcgggctattcctcgttccagccagtgcaccacgactggtatatcaacggttgtTCTtcttgtctgttggaaagtacatataaaagatcccttgctgcattaggaaaaatgtagagggtttactctgactacgtgtcagatgtaccaaatgtttgacatcaaatagccaatgattaataaatcaataagctctagttgtgtcgttaaacaaaacaaactttttaataatttctctaAACAATTAATGGTTGGAGCCTGTTTGCTTGATCAACAACGATGGctaataccttttttctttttttcttttttcttttttttaatctttttttattatttttattattattattattattattattatattattattattattatttttttttttttttttttttttttttttttttttgggggggggggggggggggggggtccgctGAACATTAGTCGGGatacaaaaagaaaacccaacatataatattttaagGTAGGAATTGTGTATATAGTTTCTCGTCTCATAAACTTAAAAAGCAAATACAATCTGACATGGTGTTTATCAAGGTTTATAGGACGGAcatattggattttaaaaattagcatGATGTACAGCGCATTTCCATCATACATTAGCTAGTCTGAATATTTCCATTAGTCAGACAAAGGAATCCATATACAGTAACTCCAGACGTATTAATTACTAGAGAAAACTACGGTATGTTACATATAATGGACCAGAGATGCAGTCGTAAACATTACTTCGATCTTTAAATTGCAGTGGTGTggattatataaaaacatatactcTTCTAAAAAAGAAACgacattggtaaaaaaaataatgctatcGGATTCTTTTTACAGAATCAAAGACATCGTAAAGACAACCAAGTAAGTCAGCGAATGGTGATGtaaaaacactataaaacacGTTCGATTCGCATAAACGTAGCCATAGTCAACGTTTGTATTCAAGCGCAAAAGCGCAATCCTTAGAGAAGCACGTGCATcatgaagttctgtaacttTACATGCTGAACCCTCTGTTGGTTGGGCATAAAAGGCCACATCaacagtgattcaaacagaccgcgtaacgacactgtaggtaacgcaATAATGCCAAGATTTACGTCAGCTCAACGCAATAATGCCATTGGGAGATTGCAAGCAAGGGCAACTCAACAAGCTGTGGCAAGGCACATTGGCGTCTTCAGACAGACCATCTCTGCTTTAATGGCACGGTACAACACCACTCAGAGTGTTAATGACAGGTCACGGTCAGGTCGTCCCAGAGTAACCACCGCCGCTCAAGATCGATACATCCATCCAGATGTGTCATCTTCGAAATCGaaccacaacagcaacaaccacagcgACACAAATCCCTGGACTATGCAGAATTTCTGACCAGACAGTTTGTAATCAGCTGAGGGAGGCAGGAATTTCCCCTAGAAGACCAGTGTGACGTAACGTTTTGACCTTACGTCACTTAGCAGATcgtctgcagtggtgccagaagagggtgagatggacacGTGCCAGGTGGAGGACTGCTTTGTTCTCAGATGAGTCTCGTTTTCTCCTGTCACGTGCTGATGGACGCACACGTCTATAGACGTCGAGGGGAACGTTATGCTCCAAACTGCGTGCAACAAGTCGACCGttttggtggtggcagtgtcatggtgtgggcatcACACTATCATGGTGGTAGGACGACTCTTGGGCATGTGACAGGTGCACTGACGGGCATCAGATATCGAGACGAGGTCCTGCAGCATCACGTCATTCCGCACATGAACATCAACCTTGGAATGTTTCAGCATGGCAGTGCCAGACAACATGTTGCAGGTGTTATGCCCCGTTCTCATTTGAACGATTTTCTACGCGAATTCTGTGCGACTACCAAATCGTACAGGGCGTATGAGagtcgcacggcagtatgtTGGTGATTGGCACAGGTTGTAGGAGTGTCGTGTGTAATTCGGACGGTCGCATGCCGGCGCGAGTGtttttcaaatgttaaaaaCGTCCATACGGCTGTCACACGGTTCGCATTGGTCGCATGGGGGTTGCACAGCAGTCGCACGGCAGTATGATAGGTCGCACGACTCCCagcggacccccccccccccccccccagcgaCTCTCGTGCGACATTTATCAGACTGCCGTGCAACCTGTGCGAATCTCGTGCGAGCCCGGTGCAGAAAGGCAGTTGCACGGCAGTTGCACGAGTGAGACTGCGCGGGGGATGAAACCCTAGGTAATTCATACGGGAATCGCACGGCTGTACGATTTTTTAGTCGTACCGCAGTTGTACAAAAAAAATCGTTCACGTGAGTACTGGGCTTTAGTCAGGAGTTTTATCAGCACCACAACGTCCAGACATTACCTTGGCCTGCCCGTTCGTCGGATTTATACCCAATAGAACATCTATCGGATGCACTGGATGAGAATGTGCGCCGGAGGAATCCACCACCCCAGACACTTACGCAACTTCTTACGACACTGCAGCATGAGTAGCAGCACAATCCACCTGATTTGATTGCTTCCATCCGTCGCCGTTGTCAAGCTATCATCAGAGCTTGTGGTGGTCATAaccgatactgacattttgcccaCCCCTGTGTCACACATATGTCTGTGTACATGTTTGAAGTGGATTCCCAGAGATACTGTTtcggacatgtacagagtaatcccCTTTTCCATGGCGTCTTGATGCTTGGTTGCTTGGCATGTCTAccagggttgggttttttattattaaactttgaaaatcaatgtaaagtttcttcttctttttttgaagagtatagttcaaatctggataacatatgacatattaaAGCATTGAAGACTGAACTTGGGTGTTTTTTTAGTCATAACGGCTATCATCTATTACTGAATACATCGAGTTCAATATGGTATTTAAATATGGGTCGTCCCGTTAGGGATGTAATTTGGACAATATCAAGGCTATGTAACAAGAATATAAACAGAACACATTATGACAGTCTACAATCCTTGTATTGCACCGCGAGCTTtctgtgtaataaataataaaggaGTAAATTGATTGTAATATTCCACTTGCCGTAGGATTTGAACGTTCAAATCACACAAGTGTAAATTGTTCAGTTATTGGTCTTCTGGGGTCTCTCAACCAACCTGGAAGATTGCTGATTACTTCCGGTCTATTTTCAGACTATGGGCAGTGGCTTTCATACCTACTTAACAGCTCCCTCTTTctctcattttcatttcaacttatttttgagcttatatccaattaaggttcaatcacgctgtcctgggtacacacctcagctggtTCTagggcatccccccccccccgggcatTTCCCCCCTGGTAAATTCCACCCGATCATTTCCCCCCTGGTCATTTCCCCCCTGGTACATATCCCTCCCTGGTACATATCCCCCCTGGTATATTCTCCCCTTCAATACTTAAATTGACTGTTTTAACAGACACTAAAATGGTTCACTTGCAGTAGTAGAGTTACTTTCTAATCCTCTAATCCTTTCTAATCCTCTTGATTTAATTGCCGGTGAAGAAGCCCTCATAGCCACCTATTCCTTTTTTTGTTAGATCAACAAATTGTATTATCTACTAAAAGAACAATGTTTGAAGTAGTGATATGTTACTTGCTAATCCTCTTAATCCAATTAGCAAGTAAGGAACTACAGTAAAGAAACAATCAAGATGTTAGTTGTTAAATCAACCTAGGTAATTAGTGTGACTGTAGCTGTCCAGTACCCTGAATAACAaagtacaaacattaaaaatatcatttactGCAGACCATGGATAACTTGAAATCCACCAAGGGTCAAACTAAAATAGTCCATGAAGGATACATTTATGTAAAACAGAAGAATCTTGCAAATGGAGTCATTTCGTATGAATGCGAGTTACGCAAAAATGGAAAACACAACAGTGGGCAGTGCAAGGcgaaaattaaagttttatgtGGGgacattgttggttatgttaacgAACATACACATGCTCCAGTGGTAGGCAGGCCTGAAGCATTGAAAGTCAGAGCTGACATGAAAGACAGGGCTGTCAACACATTGGAAACTCCTTAACAAGTGATCAGTCAACATATGACTACTGTTTCtgaaggtaaatatatatacaatttatatatatatatatcagaatattgtagataaataatGTACTTATTATCGTTATGATTTAAGAACCCACTGTGACATATATGTCACAACTATTTTGtggaacattattattattattatttattttctattgcTGTTTTACTACCTTGCTGTTCCAACGAAACATATATGCTACAAATCATATAGAGGAGGaggaaatatattataattaatgtaattgcaGTTGCTGCCACTCAACTGCCGCCAGTCAGGACAATTCGAAGAGCCTTCCGCAGAACTAAGCTACAAGCCAGTCATCCTATAGCAGTACCACAACATGTGAATGATCTTGTTATTCCGGAACGGTATCAGAAAACAAATGATGGACATCAGTTTCTCCTACATGACAGTGGCCCAGGTGAAGAACCACGTATGCTAATATATACCATTCAACGTAATTTACAAATCCTATCCACAGCCCGTCATTGGTTAATGGATGGAACTTTTAAAATCGTGCCAGAACTTTTCTTCCAGTTATATACCATCCATGCACTCTGTGGATCACAGTCTATTCCTTGTGTCTACGGACTTCTACCCAACAAAAGTCAAGTAACGTACATGTCATTTCTTCAGAAACTCAAAGAAGCAGATGCAActcttaatccagataccgtaACAACAGattatgaagtggcaacaatcAATGCGCTGCAAGAAGTTTTTCCCGACACCCATGCACATGGCTGTTTGTACCATTTATCCCAGTGTGTGTACCGCAGAGTTCAGGCAAATGGACTACAAGAAAGTTACACAACATATAATGAGCTGTCTTTACAGATTAGGATGATTCCTGCATTGGCATTTGTGCCAGTTGCCGATGTACCTGCTACATTTGAACTTATACAAGAAGATCTCCCAGAGGAACTGCAGCCAATTCTTGATTACTTTGAAGATACATTTATTGATCGAGCTAGACGCCGTGGTAGGAGAGAACCAAGATTTCAACATTCCATGTGGAACTGCCATGACAGAGTTGGAGATGGATTGCCACGCACTAACAACCACTGCGAGGGGTGGCACCGCAGGATGTCAGCAATTGTTGGAGCATATCACCCAAACATCTGGGTGTTCCTTGATGTTTTAAAGAAGGAGCAGTCCCAGACAGAAGTAGCCATGACACAGGCACTGGTCGGCGAAGATGGACCACCACAACGCCGCCAGTACAGGGATGTCACCAAACGACTAGAGAATCTCGTCAATGATTATGACAACAGACGTGTGTTGCTTTTCTTACGTGGAATTGCCCACAATCTGTAGATGTAATCCCACTGttcagttaaataaaatacaattttgatcACTAATAGTATTAGTAATTCTTTATAATAGGGGGGAAATGACTGGGGGGGGGGAATGACCTAGGGGGGAAATACCAGGGGGGAAATGACCGGGGGAAATGTACCGGGGGAGAAATGACCGGGGGGGGGGATGCCCTGGTAtgacctcagctatctgggttgtctgtccccTGAAgcgagttagtggttagtgggggagagagacacacacacagagagagagagagagagagagagagagagagagagagagagagagagagagagagagagagagagagagagagagaggccgGTGaggtggccttacacctatccattgggTCGTtcaaactcgttctgggtgggagccggtacctggctgaAAACCATGTACCTGACAGCCCtgtgttcgatggcttaaccatgacaccaccgaggccccTAATAACTTGCTTAACTATCTGGCCCGCTATGATTAGAGGTGAGATTTAGCTCGGTCGGAAGGGAGCTCGCTTGAGGATCCTGGCCCGTGGGATGGACCAAAAGCCGTGAAATgaccaaaagccgtggtatctGCTGTTCTGCCAGCgggaaagggcatataaaatatcccttgcagctagctgggaaatgtagcgggtttcaaaattatcaaatgtttgacaatcaatgtactccagtggtgtcgataaTGCGGCGTTCACACAGTGCCGATTATGGCTCCCGTTTGAGATCAGACGGCGCTACGACACGAAAAGTGAAAAAGTCGGTTTTACTATCCTCAATGATATGGAATGTCCTATCA includes the following:
- the LOC121368746 gene encoding uncharacterized protein LOC121368746, which codes for MSFLQKLKEADATLNPDTVTTDYEVATINALQEVFPDTHAHGCLYHLSQCVYRRVQANGLQESYTTYNELSLQIRMIPALAFVPVADVPATFELIQEDLPEELQPILDYFEDTFIDRARRRGRREPRFQHSMWNCHDRVGDGLPRTNNHCEGWHRRMSAIVGAYHPNIWVFLDVLKKEQSQTEVAMTQALVGEDGPPQRRQYRDVTKRLENLVNDYDNRRVLLFLRGIAHNL